From a single Oceanobacillus kimchii X50 genomic region:
- a CDS encoding N-acetylmuramoyl-L-alanine amidase has protein sequence MNKKTSITTLFCMALMIVMFSYLVSPVITYANDTETYEVSSSTLNIRSAPSNDSRIVGQFVKGNQLTTFKEQYGWVQTYYGGKEVWVAKHHLTPVSTSSSASTSPEMKENLTVTVAAESVMIRAGAGTNYKNTHSVYQGDEFDVISSEGDWYQIKLQNGETGWIASWLTTEVGGVVSEETSSSSQENISNPPQQQPASSGSLAGYTIVIDPGHGGKDPGAIGIGDVQEKDIVYSTSNHVVNQLKEAGANVITTRSGDYFVSLEERVRISNDYQTDAFISIHFDSFPLLSVSGTTAYYAHKDDQPLAADIQSSIASSVELTNRGSMHANYKVLRDTNAPSVLVELGFISNQYDVSIVQTNDYQQRVATAITNGLIQYFK, from the coding sequence ATGAATAAGAAAACATCTATTACAACATTATTTTGCATGGCATTGATGATTGTCATGTTTAGCTATTTAGTATCACCTGTTATCACTTATGCTAATGATACAGAAACATATGAAGTTAGCTCTTCTACTTTAAATATTCGTAGTGCTCCTTCTAATGATTCTAGAATTGTAGGTCAGTTTGTCAAAGGCAATCAGCTTACGACTTTTAAAGAGCAATATGGATGGGTTCAAACTTATTATGGTGGAAAAGAAGTTTGGGTAGCGAAGCATCATTTAACGCCAGTTTCTACTTCTAGCTCAGCTTCTACTTCGCCTGAAATGAAAGAGAACTTAACTGTAACTGTTGCAGCAGAAAGTGTAATGATTCGTGCTGGAGCTGGTACGAATTATAAAAATACACACTCTGTCTATCAAGGTGATGAATTTGATGTGATTTCTTCTGAGGGTGATTGGTACCAAATTAAGTTACAAAATGGAGAAACAGGTTGGATTGCTTCTTGGTTAACTACAGAAGTTGGAGGAGTTGTTAGCGAGGAGACTTCGAGTAGTAGTCAAGAGAACATTAGTAATCCTCCACAACAACAACCAGCAAGTTCAGGTTCTCTAGCTGGTTATACCATTGTTATCGACCCTGGGCATGGTGGTAAGGATCCTGGGGCAATTGGTATTGGAGATGTTCAGGAGAAAGATATCGTGTATAGCACTTCCAACCATGTAGTGAATCAATTAAAAGAAGCTGGAGCGAATGTAATTACTACTAGAAGTGGCGATTATTTTGTTTCTTTAGAAGAACGTGTACGGATTAGTAATGACTATCAAACAGATGCATTTATAAGTATACATTTTGATTCATTCCCATTGCTATCTGTTAGCGGAACAACAGCTTATTATGCTCATAAGGATGATCAGCCTTTAGCAGCTGATATTCAGTCTTCTATTGCTTCTTCTGTAGAACTTACTAACCGTGGTTCGATGCATGCAAACTATAAGGTGTTAAGAGACACAAACGCCCCGTCTGTATTAGTTGAACTTGGTTTTATTAGTAATCAATATGATGTTTCAATTGTGCAAACAAATGATTATCAACAGAGAGTAGCAACAGCAATTACTAATGGACTCATTCAATACTTCAAGTAA
- a CDS encoding flavodoxin family protein, translating to MSVIVFHGSTREHGNTELLTYRAVPKEVGTHIYLREYQIEPIVDQRHDEEGFDKIEDDHQLLIDQLLQHDTIVFATPIYWYSMSTPMKLFIDRWSQILRHPNYAHFREALSKKDVYAIIVGGDTPQIKGLPLVQQFQYICQFYQMNFKGYVIGKASKPGEITIDHQALQAASHLLPSIK from the coding sequence ATGAGTGTAATTGTTTTTCACGGTTCAACAAGGGAGCATGGAAATACAGAATTATTAACCTATCGTGCTGTCCCAAAGGAAGTAGGTACACATATATATTTACGAGAGTACCAAATCGAGCCAATTGTTGATCAGCGCCATGATGAAGAAGGATTTGATAAAATAGAAGACGATCATCAATTACTGATTGATCAATTGTTGCAACACGATACGATTGTTTTTGCTACCCCTATTTATTGGTATAGTATGTCAACACCAATGAAGCTTTTTATTGATCGTTGGTCGCAAATATTAAGACATCCTAATTATGCGCATTTCAGAGAAGCTTTATCTAAAAAGGACGTATATGCAATAATTGTTGGTGGAGATACTCCACAGATTAAAGGTTTACCTTTAGTACAACAATTTCAATATATTTGTCAGTTTTATCAGATGAATTTTAAAGGATACGTTATTGGAAAAGCAAGTAAACCAGGGGAGATCACAATTGATCATCAGGCATTACAAGCTGCCTCCCACCTTTTACCTTCAATCAAATAA